From the Bacillus tuaregi genome, one window contains:
- a CDS encoding LysR family transcriptional regulator, whose protein sequence is MNLKQLHYFRVLAGYEHFTKAAEQLSITQPSLSHAISELEKELGTYLFEKHGRNIRLTKYGRFFLQYVERALDELEKGEKKLHDITCPSRGVIDVAFMYHLGPHFVPNMIQAFSQKDEYKNVRFTLSQGSNHKIFSDLKAGKVDIAFTLLDESESEIAFTPLFEQEMVAVVPYNHPLARYDRIDLEDTASYPFVMFKQNSDIRTIIDRLFESVGVIPQIACEMDETDVIAGLVSVNFGMAIMPRSLSLANHNVKLLSINHPLASHEIYMACIKNRYLCPATEAFQQFSLNYIKESVLQPH, encoded by the coding sequence ATGAATTTGAAACAGCTTCATTATTTTCGGGTACTAGCAGGATATGAACATTTTACAAAGGCTGCTGAACAGCTATCCATTACCCAGCCAAGCTTGAGCCATGCAATCTCAGAACTAGAAAAGGAGTTGGGTACGTATTTATTTGAAAAGCACGGAAGAAATATACGCCTAACAAAGTACGGTCGCTTTTTTCTCCAATATGTTGAGCGTGCTTTGGATGAATTAGAAAAAGGAGAAAAGAAATTACATGATATTACTTGTCCTTCAAGAGGGGTCATCGATGTAGCTTTCATGTACCATCTAGGTCCGCATTTTGTTCCAAATATGATACAGGCCTTCTCACAAAAGGATGAGTATAAAAATGTAAGATTTACGTTAAGTCAAGGTTCCAATCATAAAATCTTTTCAGATTTAAAAGCGGGAAAAGTAGATATAGCCTTTACTTTATTGGATGAGAGCGAATCGGAAATTGCGTTTACACCTTTATTTGAACAGGAAATGGTTGCTGTCGTACCTTATAATCATCCGCTTGCACGCTATGACAGGATTGATTTGGAGGATACTGCATCATATCCATTTGTCATGTTTAAACAGAATAGTGATATTAGAACTATTATAGACAGACTATTTGAAAGTGTTGGAGTTATCCCTCAAATCGCTTGTGAGATGGATGAAACAGACGTAATAGCTGGACTGGTATCTGTAAATTTTGGTATGGCTATTATGCCTCGCTCTCTTTCCCTTGCGAACCATAATGTAAAGCTGTTATCAATTAACCATCCTTTAGCCAGTCATGAAATCTATATGGCCTGTATAAAAAATCGTTATCTATGTCCTGCAACAGAGGCTTTCCAACAATTTTCGCTTAATTATATTAAAGAATCTGTATTGCAGCCACATTAA
- a CDS encoding DUF3147 family protein yields MKSKDLFIRFLLGGAAVMLSYLVTVISPWKILAGIFAAFPAVMITAVLMMGIVSGSKNAAKVANGSVYGMIGGVVCVATVWITLTISNNWLFSIFLGLVLWLGSSIAVSLVRERTKGIGIHLKDLLGHMRNVQVRQNK; encoded by the coding sequence ATGAAAAGTAAAGATTTATTCATTCGATTTCTTTTAGGCGGAGCAGCAGTTATGTTAAGTTATCTTGTTACGGTTATTTCACCCTGGAAAATACTAGCCGGCATTTTTGCTGCTTTTCCAGCGGTTATGATTACAGCTGTTTTAATGATGGGAATTGTATCAGGGTCAAAAAATGCTGCAAAGGTCGCTAATGGATCGGTATACGGGATGATTGGGGGCGTTGTATGTGTCGCAACTGTCTGGATTACGCTGACCATCAGCAATAATTGGCTGTTCAGTATTTTTTTAGGACTTGTATTATGGTTGGGAAGTTCGATTGCTGTTTCTTTGGTCAGAGAGAGAACAAAGGGTATTGGTATACATCTTAAAGATTTACTAGGGCATATGAGGAATGTACAGGTTCGTCAAAATAAATAA
- a CDS encoding DUF3147 family protein produces MAELSIGALLIRFILGGLAVVVSTLVARKLGEKAGGIFAAFPAVYLAALLTASLDFSGNELVSYSILLSKGAIVGMAINIVIAIIAGYLLPRKGWKRGLSQAVGCWFIISMVVVVITSY; encoded by the coding sequence ATGGCTGAACTATCTATCGGTGCATTACTTATACGATTCATATTGGGAGGCTTGGCTGTAGTTGTATCCACGCTAGTTGCTAGGAAATTGGGGGAAAAGGCTGGAGGAATCTTTGCTGCATTCCCAGCGGTTTATTTAGCCGCATTATTGACTGCCAGCTTGGATTTCAGCGGCAACGAACTTGTTTCCTATTCTATATTATTATCAAAGGGTGCGATTGTAGGTATGGCAATCAATATTGTTATAGCTATTATTGCGGGATATCTTTTACCAAGAAAAGGCTGGAAGAGAGGTTTATCTCAAGCGGTCGGCTGCTGGTTTATCATCTCGATGGTTGTCGTAGTTATAACATCCTATTAA